In one Fusarium keratoplasticum isolate Fu6.1 chromosome 5, whole genome shotgun sequence genomic region, the following are encoded:
- a CDS encoding Protein kinase domain-containing protein, translating into MSREHKAPAGPRPANFSPTRLGKTPSHRNRPPLPTANPGLAFDAPMLSATASNNHSLFSFGRDGETSQLNDPNASFDFLPSVSFDDLQSSIESASTEFKLTQFPSPTGEGSILEARGLDDSNMSSKPQAAPSPARPSNQSGTRPARSGSLLRRPSNSNRQPAHGSNNISASGADHANGPTARARRQSQYPPVSSSVASKPPRKSIGPGIIGDSDFGPRTAQKRRPSLLSDGASTGSARASLDGNSSWLDSARGFPSSRAAKSKSVQPPPRPSHGNLSFGNTLTPEQNRHSTLTPRSPRVGGRLSTPSSSSKRVSMMPGAHHSSHATGLGARTISPTDTRRMKRLSIMPQSQSLNQVSNPPPPPPVSMNNQVENRAESKSPSMIPRKASATPSSSRTTPDLNRKSYSSGLSAASAFSFNTARTSTGSMHRMSGSSSTSRLPAPKHTTVHNPMPADDEEDVPPVPAIPKAYESPKDSPADTYFMEKKKTALSNLDAMSMNANSTGTISMPVFPEPTKVQRRPSARKSAYVPHVAAEGDNKATPPNKRHLQPLRLPPISLGPLSTPTANKIAALQDHSSVERSLSPPPSRQLPKTPTTPMTASKSSFFSKSRHGDTPELPSLRSSSSVHQTHLTPTPPDASSTDSSLAFKEIDHKQSMSPFLSSSLPKGGPEHNFLKRSKTGADFTTLDDHLFQDRVPPKPAGPRAPKTEQFVPKSPPPEPVSEEPQTPSSMSSIRRKLSISWKRNNSKSNINAPADVIEKANGKHPEEAMPPPRIPISATLNNLSNMKQASPSPTIKQSSSGYLESRRRKSSGGSLNAFMSHDKTKSESWGTKKPVVDPSTMPVGRNTSVMQKILRPRTSSATVKGVDSWTAELDKDDLSAEEEMAKLGSRRKETEVAARTLDALRKRATPKERVGSHEAIRIAMLNIYERGEIVDYNDVYFCGTQNAHKVVGDLQSDAPNFGYDDERGDYTIVPGDHLAYRYEIIDVLGKGSFGQVVRCIDHKTGGLVAIKIIRNKKRFHQQALVEVNILQKLREWDPKNKHSMVNFTQSFYFRGHLCISTELLDMNLYELIKAHAFRGFSIRIIRRFTKQILSSLNLLKQHKVIHCDLKPENILLRHPLHSEIKVIDFGSSCFENEKVYTYIQSRFYRSPEVILGMTYGMPIDMWSVGCILAELYTGVPIFPGENEQEQLACIMEVFGPPEKHLIEKSTRKKLFFDSMGKPRLTVSSKGRRRRPSSKTLQQVLKCDDEVFLDFLARCLRWDPERRLRPEDAIRHEFITGRKMPVPRMPTRETSPMKRHNTISVPRPLPEPPGAGVKPAGSLRTGVSPHKPVSGGPRRASGTTGPISAVPTKRTSAGTAGFAQTSSGLPRAAGRSVSAKQDLAAAGATAAMSRRA; encoded by the exons ATGAGCCGCGAGCACAAGGCACCTGCTGGGCCTCGACCAGCCAACTTTTCTCCAACTCGATT GGGCAAAACTCCTAGCCATCGGAATCGACCACCTCTTCCTACCGCGAATCCTGGCCTCGCCTTCGACGCTCCAATGCTCAGCGCAACCGCCTCCAACAACCattctctcttttctttcgGTCGGGATGGGGAAACTAGTCAATTAAACGATCCCAACGCGTCGTTCGATTTCCTGCCCTCTGTGAGCTTTGACGACCTCCAGAGCAGCATCGAGTCCGCTTCGACCGAGTTCAAACTCACCCAATTTCCTTCTCCCACCGGCGAGGGGAGCATTCTCGAAGCCCGTGGCTTAGATGACAGCAATATGTCTTCCAAGCCCCAAGCAGCCCCGTCTCCCGCTCGCCCCTCGAATCAGTCCGGTACACGTCCCGCTCGATCAGGCTCGCTCCTGCGCAGACCTAGCAACTCGAACAGACAGCCTGCTCATGGATCCAATAACATCTCTGCTTCAGGGGCCGATCATGCCAACGGTCCAACAGCCCGCGCTCGCCGACAGAGCCAATACCCTCCCGTATCCAGCTCTGTTGCTTCCAAGCCCCCTCGAAAGTCGATAGGACCGGGCATCATTGGCGATTCGGATTTCGGCCCTCGAACTGCCCAGAAGAGGCGGCCCAGCCTCTTATCTGACGGGGCATCCACTGGCTCGGCTAGAGCCTCCTTGGATGGTAACTCATCATGGCTTGATAGCGCGAGAGGCTTCCCGAGCTCGAGGGctgccaagtccaagtcggTGCAACCTCCACCGCGACCAAGCCATGGAAACCTCAGCTTCGGTAACACTCTCACCCCAGAGCAGAACCGGCACTCCACGCTCACCCCGCGGTCGCCGCGCGTCGGAGGTCGTCTTAGTACTCCATCCTCAAGCAGCAAGCGAGTCTCGATGATGCCCGGTGCCCACCATTCCTCGCACGCCACTGGTCTCGGTGCAAGGACTATCAGTCCTACTGATACTCGGAGGATGAAGCGCCTTTCAATCATGCCGCAGTCCCAGAGCCTAAATCAGGTCTCCAacccgccgccgccacccCCAGTGTCGATGAACAACCAAGTTGAGAACCGGGCCGAGTCCAAATCGCCCTCGATGATTCCAAGGAAGGCTTCTGCaaccccatcctcatcaaggaCCACGCCGGATCTCAACCGCAAGTCTTATAGCTCTGGTCTCTCAGCCGCATCTGCCTTTAGCTTCAACACGGCGAGGACATCGACTGGATCCATGCATCGCATGTCGGGATCCTCATCCACATCACGACTACCCGCTCCGAAACATACAACTGTTCACAACCCCATGCCCGCggacgacgaagaagatgtcCCTCCTGTTCCCGCTATTCCCAAAGCGTACGAGTCTCCAAAAGACTCGCCAGCCGACACTTATTTcatggaaaagaaaaagacgGCTTTGAGCAACTTGGACGCAATGAGCATGAACGCTAACTCAACTGGGACCATTTCCATGCCTGTGTTCCCTGAACCGACTAAGGTTCAAAGAAGGCCGAGCGCCCGTAAAAGTGCATATGTACCACACGTCGCGGCCGAAGGAGACAACAAAGCTACTCCGCCGAACAAGAGACATTTGCAGCCTTTGCGACTGCCACCTATTAGCTTGGGGCCGTTGAGCACTCCAACTGCTAACAAGATAGCAGCGTTGCAGGATCACAGCAGCGTCGAGAGGAGCTTGAGTCCTCCGCCATCACGGCAATTACCAAAAACACCAACGACCCCAATGACAGCGTCCAAGagttccttcttctccaagagTCGTCATGGTGACACCCCCGAACTCCCTTCAttgaggagcagcagctcagTCCATCAAACGCATCTCACACCTACACCTCCTGACGCCAGCTCCACGGACTCATCCCTTGCCTTCAAGGAGATTGATCACAAGCAAAGCATGTCACCATTCCTGTCCTCCTCTCTGCCCAAGGGAGGTCCCGAGCACAACTTCTTGAAAAGATCCAAGACAGGCGCCGATTTCACCACACTTGACGACCATCTTTTCCAAGATCGAGTCCCCCCTAAACCCGCGGGCCCGCGGGCGCCCAAGACGGAGCAGTTCGTCCCCAAGTCTCCTCCACCGGAACCGGTCTCAGAGGAACCTCAAACCCCATCATCGATGAGCTCCATTCGACGAAAACTCAGTATTTCCTGGAAGCGAAACAACTCGAAGAGCAACATCAATGCGCCTGCCGACGTTATCGAAAAGGCCAATGGCAAGCATCCAGAAGAGGCTATGCCTCCCCCCAGAATTCCTATTTCGGCTACCCTCAACAACCTATCCAACATGAAACaggccagcccaagccccaCTATCAAGCAATCTTCCAGCGGCTATCTGGAGTCGAGGAGGCGTAAGAGCTCGGGTGGAAGCCTCAATGCCTTCATGTCCCacgacaagaccaagagcgAGTCCTGGGGAACGAAGAAGCCTGTCGTTGATCCCTCGACCATGCCTGTGGGCCGAAACACCTCGGTCATGCAGAAGATTCTCCGACCTCGAACTTCGTCGGCAACAGTAAAGGGCGTGGATTCATGGACTGCCGAACTCGACAAGGATGACTTGTCGGCCGAAgaggagatggccaagctggGCTCTCGGCGTAAGGAGACGGAGGTTGCTGCACGAACGCTGGACGCACTCCGGAAGCGTGCAACGCCAAAGGAGCGCGTTGGCTCACACGAGGCAATCCGCATCGCCATGCTCAATATTTACGAACGAGGAGAGATTGTCGACTACAACGATGTCTATTTCTGTGGAACACAGAATGCCCACAAAGTTGTCGGAGATCTTCAGTCGGATGCGCCTAACTTTGGCTACGACGATGAGCGCGGCGACTACACAATTGTTCCTGGAGACCACCTTGCATACCGGTATGAAATCATTGATGTTCTTGGAAAGGGAAGTTTCGGGCAAGTTGTTCGGTGCATCGACCACAAGACGGGCGGCCTTGTTGCCATCAAGATTATTAGGAACAAGAAGAGGTTCCACCAGCAAGCTCTTGTCGAAGTCAATATTCTTCAGAAGCTCCGCGAATGG GATCCCAAGAACAAGCACAGCATGGTCAACTTCACCCAAAGTTTCTATTTCCGTGGACATCTTTGTATCTCGACTGAGCTGCTCGACATGAACCTCTACGAGCTTATCAAGGCGCATGCTTTCCGTGGTTTCTCAATCAGGATCATCCGACGCTTCACCAAGCAAATTCTCAGCtctctcaacctcctcaagcAGCACAAGGTCATCCATTGCGATTTGAAGCCTGAAAACATTCTTTTACGACATCCCCTTCATTCCGAGATCAAGGTTATCGATTTTGGTTCTAGTTGTTTCGAAAACGAGAAGGTGTACACCTACATCCAGTCGAGATTCTATCGTTCACCTGAAGTCATCCTCGGTATGACTTACGGTATGCCCATCGACATGTGGAGTGTTGGCTGCATTCTGGCAGAGCTTTACACTGGAGTGCCCATCTTCCCTGGAGAGAATGAGCAAGAGCAGCTGGCATGCATCATGGAGGTGTTTGGACCTCCGGAAAAGCATCTAATTGAGAAGAGCACCCGGAAGAAGCTCTTCTTTGACTCGATGGGCAAGCCTCGTCTGACCGTCTCGTCCAAGGGCCGCAGGCGCCGACCTTCTTCCAAGACATTACAACAGGTGCTCAAGTGTGACGACGAAGTCTTTCTGGACTTCCTGGCGCGTTGTCTCCGATGGGACCCTGAACGGCGACTGAGACCCGAGGACGCTATCCGGCATGAGTTCATCACTGGGCGTAAGATGCCCGTGCCTCGAATGCCGACTCGCGAAACGTCGCCAATGAAGCGACACAACACCATCTCCGTTCCACGACCTCTTCCGGAGCCCCCTGGTGCGGGTGTCAAGCCTGCTGGGTCCCTACGAACTGGAGTCAGCCCTCACAAGCCTGTCTCCGGCGGCCCACGCAGAGCATCGGGGACTACGGGACCTATCAGCGCTGTGCCTACAAAGAGGACCAGTGCCGGTACAGCTGGGTTTGCCCAAACCTCAAGCGGCTTGCCTCGAGCCGCGGGCAGGAGCGTTAGTGCCAAGCAGGACCTGGCCGCAGCTGGCGCAACGGCAGCTATGAGTCGACGAGCTTAG